Below is a genomic region from Campylobacter concisus ATCC 51562.
AAATTTCTCAAAATTTTATAGGAGACGATATGTTACATGAATATACAGACCTTATAAATGAGCTAAAGAAAACCGATGCTCGTTTTGCTGCTCTTTGCAAAAAACATGATGAGCTAAATAAAAAAATAGACGACAATCTAGCAAAACCATCTGAAATTGATAATTTAAAAAAAGAGAAGTTAAAACTAAAAGACGA
It encodes:
- a CDS encoding YdcH family protein is translated as MLHEYTDLINELKKTDARFAALCKKHDELNKKIDDNLAKPSEIDNLKKEKLKLKDEIYAQILKHKK